The following are encoded together in the Paludisphaera mucosa genome:
- the tilS gene encoding tRNA lysidine(34) synthetase TilS has translation MHDDPRHDHTGPPAWLEHVRRRAAGWAASGIGPGWVVAVSGGGDSVGLLRTLHGLREGLGLRLSVAHLDHGTRGEAGREDGRFVAALAEGLGLPIDLGSWTPARKGHFEADARTARYTWLAEVARARGASAVAVGHTRDDLAETILQRIVRGTGLRGLAGIPARRPLAAGVALVRPLLGVSRREIRDELARLGQSFREDPTNGDVARTRARIRHDLIPRLEADYNPQVVAAIVRLGRHAAADRRLLDAVVGSLSASVVREAGPDRIVFDARAAAGLDQLLAAEVVRRAWRAADWPERAMTASRWGRIARGLVRGSREDHLGAGASLHVEGDGLVLERGARSEIAVPEIASTVLDGPGSAAVPWAAARIEAEILDESPAGFDEVVDLDRVRFPLVVRTPRPGDRWDPLGMAGRRQRLVEFLRLRGVPRERRASVPVVADRSGVIWVVGHRIAERVRTSEATSRRLGLRWRTAPSEVDGPDGLP, from the coding sequence ATGCACGACGATCCCAGGCATGATCATACCGGGCCCCCCGCATGGCTGGAACACGTCCGCCGCCGCGCGGCCGGCTGGGCGGCCTCGGGGATCGGGCCCGGCTGGGTCGTGGCGGTTTCCGGGGGGGGCGACAGCGTGGGCCTCCTGCGGACGCTCCACGGCCTTCGCGAGGGGCTGGGCCTGCGATTGAGCGTCGCCCACCTCGACCACGGCACGCGCGGGGAGGCCGGCCGCGAGGACGGCCGGTTCGTCGCCGCGCTCGCGGAGGGGCTCGGGCTGCCGATCGACCTGGGGTCGTGGACGCCCGCCCGGAAGGGCCACTTCGAGGCCGACGCCCGCACTGCACGCTACACGTGGCTGGCCGAGGTCGCGCGAGCCCGGGGGGCGTCGGCCGTCGCCGTGGGGCACACGCGCGACGACCTCGCCGAGACGATTCTGCAGAGGATCGTCCGGGGCACGGGCCTGCGCGGGCTCGCCGGAATTCCCGCGCGGCGGCCGCTCGCGGCGGGCGTCGCCCTGGTTCGGCCGCTCCTCGGCGTCTCACGACGCGAGATCCGCGACGAGCTGGCGAGGCTCGGTCAGAGCTTCCGCGAGGACCCGACCAACGGCGACGTCGCGCGGACCCGAGCCCGGATCCGCCACGACTTGATCCCCCGGCTCGAAGCCGACTACAACCCGCAGGTCGTCGCCGCGATCGTCCGGCTGGGGCGACACGCGGCGGCGGATCGAAGGCTGCTGGACGCGGTCGTCGGCTCGCTGTCGGCGTCGGTCGTCCGCGAGGCCGGTCCGGATCGGATCGTCTTCGACGCCCGGGCCGCCGCGGGGCTCGATCAGCTGCTGGCCGCCGAGGTCGTCCGCCGCGCCTGGCGCGCCGCCGACTGGCCGGAGCGTGCCATGACGGCGAGCCGTTGGGGCCGGATCGCCAGGGGCCTCGTCCGCGGCTCGCGCGAGGACCACCTCGGCGCGGGGGCCTCGCTGCACGTCGAGGGCGACGGCCTCGTGCTGGAGCGGGGCGCCCGGTCGGAGATCGCCGTCCCCGAGATCGCCTCGACGGTCCTGGATGGGCCGGGCTCGGCCGCCGTCCCCTGGGCCGCCGCCCGGATCGAGGCCGAGATCCTCGACGAATCCCCGGCCGGTTTCGACGAGGTCGTCGACCTGGATCGGGTCCGTTTCCCGCTCGTCGTGCGCACGCCCCGGCCGGGCGACCGCTGGGATCCCCTGGGGATGGCCGGGCGTCGCCAGCGGCTCGTCGAATTCCTCCGCCTGCGAGGCGTCCCGCGAGAGCGCCGTGCGAGCGTCCCCGTGGTGGCCGATCGGTCGGGCGTCATCTGGGTCGTCGGCCATCGGATCGCCGAGCGCGTGCGGACGAGCGAGGCGACGTCGCGACGCCTGGGCCTGCGATGGCGGACGGCCCCGTCTGAAGTTGACGGACCCGACGGATTGCCATAG
- a CDS encoding glycosyltransferase family 39 protein: protein MPRTPGRTSLLGRLPAPSLGLAVEAGLLLRVAAADLVEWRVRRGGGNRVCLLPDAEGYWKLAQTIRDGEIFQIVEWGDIPHFALRTPGYPLFLAACRTVLGDRPLGARLVQAGLGAACVWLVYRLTRSVIDGEAGRRTAVVAAMLTAVHPYFVIMSALLLSEAVFTPLLLAFLWALAVLWKRGDVRSSLAPGLGAGLAAGAATLTRPSCVLFFPAAMGAWAVHQAVARRAVRPAAVGVLVAAAGFAAVMGPWWVRNQRVYGEFVPTALWMGASLYDGLNPNATGASDMRFLKDPDVWPLGEQDQDALLKRRAFAFVRDQPARAAWLALVKLGRYWSPWPNAEGVRSLWLTVAAGLTMTPLLALTALGLWTLRRDPRTWVLLAGPILYFGMVHAAFASSMRYRTPGEVPAMGLAAVGILRVGDRASRRAATG from the coding sequence ATGCCGCGAACGCCGGGACGGACCAGCTTGCTCGGAAGGCTCCCCGCCCCGAGCCTGGGGCTCGCGGTCGAGGCGGGGCTGCTCTTGAGAGTGGCGGCGGCCGACCTCGTCGAGTGGCGGGTTCGACGCGGCGGCGGCAATCGGGTCTGCCTGCTCCCGGACGCCGAGGGTTACTGGAAGCTCGCCCAGACGATCCGCGACGGCGAAATCTTCCAGATCGTCGAATGGGGCGACATCCCCCACTTCGCCCTCCGCACGCCCGGCTATCCGCTGTTCCTCGCCGCCTGCCGCACGGTCCTGGGCGACCGGCCGCTGGGGGCGCGGCTCGTCCAGGCGGGCCTCGGCGCGGCGTGCGTCTGGCTCGTCTACCGGCTGACGCGGTCCGTGATCGACGGCGAGGCGGGCCGGCGGACGGCCGTCGTCGCCGCGATGCTGACGGCGGTGCACCCCTATTTCGTGATCATGTCGGCGCTCCTGCTCTCCGAGGCCGTCTTCACCCCGCTGCTCCTCGCCTTCCTGTGGGCCCTGGCCGTTCTCTGGAAACGCGGCGACGTCCGGTCGTCGCTCGCCCCGGGGCTCGGTGCGGGATTGGCGGCGGGGGCGGCGACGCTGACGCGGCCGTCGTGCGTGCTCTTCTTCCCGGCGGCGATGGGGGCCTGGGCCGTCCATCAGGCCGTCGCCAGGCGGGCGGTCCGGCCGGCGGCGGTCGGCGTGCTGGTCGCGGCGGCGGGCTTCGCGGCCGTGATGGGCCCCTGGTGGGTTCGCAACCAACGGGTCTACGGCGAATTCGTGCCGACGGCCCTCTGGATGGGCGCGAGCCTCTACGACGGCCTGAACCCCAACGCGACCGGCGCCAGCGACATGCGGTTCCTCAAGGATCCCGACGTCTGGCCGCTGGGCGAGCAGGACCAGGACGCGCTGCTGAAGCGTCGGGCGTTCGCGTTCGTCCGCGACCAGCCGGCGCGGGCGGCCTGGCTGGCCCTCGTGAAGCTGGGACGCTACTGGAGCCCATGGCCCAACGCCGAGGGGGTCCGTTCGTTGTGGCTGACGGTCGCGGCGGGCCTGACGATGACGCCCCTGCTCGCGTTGACGGCGCTGGGGCTCTGGACGCTCCGCCGCGACCCGAGGACCTGGGTTCTGCTGGCGGGGCCGATCCTCTATTTCGGCATGGTCCATGCGGCGTTCGCCAGCTCGATGCGGTACCGGACGCCCGGCGAGGTCCCCGCGATGGGCCTGGCGGCCGTCGGGATCCTCCGCGTCGGCGACCGGGCTTCGCGACGGGCCGCGACGGGCTGA
- a CDS encoding NlpC/P60 family protein, producing MDSPEPPIPRRPLLVAALTAVVAPARALAQGVPDRTIAAPSGFAVQFRHPIEELIGDLLGTERGDPRMQASVPHREWYSEHVLRKFGAWGPSPRAYPPAAIAEGKSTEWRRERVLAEALRFLGYGYQHHHVPDWDPPAEWPWKSTCVGSNGKGFDCSNFTSFVYNQGFGVRMSSAVERQAETRHAELGPEGRPIPLGRVELAESYAERIQTLRTGDLVYIRGKPGGPITHVILWVGPIGRSASGAPLILDSHGSGVDDDEGRPIPCGVQLRPFREKSWYNRCASHAHRVFEEREEHLGLRR from the coding sequence ATGGACTCGCCGGAACCGCCGATCCCCCGCCGCCCCCTGCTGGTCGCCGCCCTGACCGCCGTCGTCGCGCCCGCTCGCGCGCTCGCCCAGGGCGTCCCGGACCGGACGATCGCCGCCCCTTCGGGCTTCGCCGTGCAGTTCCGCCACCCGATCGAAGAGCTGATCGGCGACCTCCTCGGGACCGAGCGCGGCGACCCCCGGATGCAGGCGTCGGTCCCGCATCGCGAGTGGTATTCCGAGCACGTCCTGCGGAAGTTCGGCGCGTGGGGGCCGTCGCCCCGGGCCTACCCGCCGGCCGCGATCGCCGAGGGCAAGTCGACGGAGTGGCGGCGCGAGCGGGTCCTCGCCGAGGCGCTCCGATTCCTGGGATACGGCTACCAGCACCACCACGTCCCCGACTGGGATCCGCCCGCCGAATGGCCCTGGAAGTCGACGTGCGTCGGGAGCAACGGCAAGGGCTTCGATTGCAGCAACTTCACCAGCTTCGTCTACAACCAGGGCTTCGGCGTCCGCATGAGCAGCGCCGTGGAGCGCCAGGCCGAGACGCGCCATGCCGAACTCGGTCCCGAGGGCCGGCCGATCCCGCTCGGCCGCGTCGAGCTGGCCGAGAGTTACGCGGAACGTATCCAGACGCTGCGAACCGGCGACCTGGTCTACATCCGGGGAAAGCCGGGCGGCCCGATCACGCACGTCATCCTCTGGGTCGGGCCGATCGGCCGATCGGCGTCGGGCGCGCCGCTGATCCTCGACAGCCACGGCTCGGGGGTCGACGACGACGAGGGCCGGCCGATCCCCTGCGGGGTCCAGCTCCGCCCCTTCCGCGAGAAGTCCTGGTACAACCGCTGCGCCAGCCACGCCCATCGGGTGTTCGAGGAGCGCGAGGAGCACCTCGGTCTCCGGCGGTAA
- a CDS encoding HAF repeat-containing protein: MRPIRSVFALVAAASTLAGASRAEEGPAAKKLTLVAPMNEGVNITGINGRGDVVGFHWEPENGNPDILYEAPFFAKGAEVARLPLLKTYTATFPAAVSDDGLVVGRASKPGAPNAFVYLRNQAFVWTAAKGIQGLGAPEGDGASIATGVSRDGRRISGIGVGDYRLRGLLWEREGDGWKSVVLPDAGQLGSNVLAISPDGRRLAAVQKGETSLWTEAEPGVWKREGLAGEEKVLIPRGVNDAGLVVGFRNDPDGRLHAMVWGREGGVKSLETPPGFEHSQASAVNNAGDVVGQIDGPHGQLPGPRAFLYRDGKLRIIDECGPDFVWATAVNDQGQVAGVLEKEEEEVHADPAKADPAKKP; encoded by the coding sequence ATGCGCCCGATCCGATCCGTCTTCGCCCTCGTCGCCGCCGCCTCGACCCTCGCGGGGGCGTCCCGCGCCGAGGAAGGGCCGGCCGCGAAGAAGCTGACCCTCGTCGCCCCGATGAACGAGGGGGTGAACATCACCGGGATCAACGGCCGCGGCGACGTCGTCGGCTTCCACTGGGAGCCCGAGAACGGCAACCCCGACATCCTCTACGAGGCGCCCTTCTTCGCCAAAGGGGCCGAGGTCGCCCGCCTCCCCCTGTTGAAGACGTACACCGCGACGTTCCCGGCCGCCGTCAGCGACGACGGCCTGGTCGTCGGCCGTGCGAGCAAGCCGGGGGCGCCCAACGCCTTCGTCTACCTCCGCAACCAGGCGTTCGTCTGGACCGCCGCGAAGGGGATCCAGGGGCTGGGCGCGCCCGAGGGCGACGGCGCCTCGATCGCCACGGGCGTCAGCCGCGACGGCCGCCGCATCAGCGGGATCGGCGTCGGCGACTATCGCCTCCGCGGCCTCTTGTGGGAGCGCGAGGGCGACGGCTGGAAGTCGGTCGTCCTCCCCGACGCCGGCCAGCTCGGCTCGAACGTGCTGGCCATCAGCCCCGACGGCCGCCGCCTGGCCGCCGTCCAGAAGGGCGAGACCTCGCTCTGGACCGAGGCCGAGCCCGGCGTCTGGAAGCGCGAAGGCCTCGCCGGCGAGGAGAAGGTCCTCATCCCTCGCGGCGTGAACGACGCCGGGCTCGTCGTCGGCTTCCGCAACGACCCCGACGGCCGCCTCCACGCCATGGTCTGGGGCCGCGAGGGCGGGGTGAAGTCGCTGGAAACGCCCCCGGGCTTCGAGCACTCCCAGGCCAGCGCGGTGAACAACGCGGGCGACGTCGTCGGCCAGATCGACGGCCCCCACGGCCAGCTCCCGGGCCCTCGCGCCTTCCTCTACCGCGACGGCAAGCTCCGCATCATCGACGAGTGCGGGCCGGACTTCGTCTGGGCCACCGCCGTCAACGATCAGGGCCAGGTCGCCGGCGTCCTGGAGAAGGAAGAGGAAGAGGTCCACGCCGACCCCGCCAAGGCCGATCCCGCGAAGAAGCCCTGA
- a CDS encoding SpoIIE family protein phosphatase: protein MIFSEGVGATLELLRNGQTERMIELRGTDLHIGRHPLVGVTLDHPKVSLYHARVERRFDGSYRVVDLMSRNATHVDGVRLKPFEPTLVREGSRIRIVDFEFIFHEPAARVGGPSEVAKSTVLGSLDDLSSSSLVQRAADPAEALRGVLDVVKALGGASDLDERLARALEGLMSILPRAERGFVATAEIDGSLPLRAFRKVKGPVGRPPVLSRTIVEEVLRNGRALLIKDVFVDERFKDRESLSAAIRTAICAPLLGRDGRPLGLIQLDGASPMARFRDEDLDLLAALAVPIATVVENDRLLREQASWAAAAEIQRALLPRARPEVPGYTFWEFYRTAEDVGGDLYDYIRVEDPDAPPTAPTRWCVSLGDVAGHGMSAAILMAGVCPEVRLLARAGFPPEDVLAYVNRSCYDSGVVNRFVTMLLAEVDPGSHRLTVASAGHPSPLARRADGRVEALECPGAGTPLGVERDAAYEPSQFDMEPGEVVVLYSDGLVDAVDDLGGALGLERLRSLLARSDGGADQVGEAILGMLGQHLKDRPPLDDISIVCIGREPAPA from the coding sequence ATGATCTTCTCGGAAGGCGTCGGCGCCACGCTGGAGCTGCTGCGGAACGGGCAGACCGAGCGGATGATCGAGCTGCGGGGCACCGACCTGCACATCGGCCGCCACCCGCTGGTCGGCGTGACGCTCGACCACCCCAAGGTCTCGCTCTACCACGCGCGGGTGGAGCGGCGGTTCGACGGCTCGTACCGCGTGGTCGACCTGATGAGCCGCAACGCGACCCACGTCGACGGCGTGCGGCTCAAGCCGTTTGAGCCGACGCTGGTGCGCGAGGGGTCGCGGATCCGGATCGTAGACTTCGAGTTCATCTTCCACGAGCCGGCCGCACGCGTCGGCGGGCCCAGCGAGGTGGCGAAGTCGACCGTGCTGGGCTCGCTCGACGACCTCAGCTCGTCGAGCCTGGTCCAGCGCGCCGCCGACCCGGCCGAGGCCTTGCGGGGCGTGCTCGACGTCGTCAAGGCCCTGGGCGGGGCGTCCGACCTGGACGAGCGGCTGGCCCGCGCGCTGGAGGGCCTGATGTCGATCCTGCCGCGGGCGGAGCGGGGCTTCGTGGCGACGGCCGAGATCGACGGCTCGCTGCCTCTGCGGGCCTTCCGCAAGGTCAAGGGGCCGGTCGGCCGCCCCCCCGTCCTCAGCCGGACGATCGTCGAGGAAGTGCTCCGCAACGGCCGGGCGCTCCTCATCAAGGACGTGTTCGTCGACGAGCGGTTCAAGGACCGGGAGAGCCTCTCGGCGGCCATTCGCACGGCCATCTGCGCCCCCTTGCTGGGCCGCGACGGCCGGCCGCTCGGCCTGATCCAGCTCGACGGGGCCTCGCCCATGGCGCGGTTCCGCGACGAGGACCTGGACCTGCTCGCAGCCCTGGCGGTGCCGATCGCCACGGTCGTCGAGAACGACCGCCTGCTGCGCGAGCAAGCCTCGTGGGCCGCCGCCGCCGAGATCCAGCGGGCGCTGCTGCCGCGGGCCCGCCCCGAGGTCCCCGGGTACACCTTCTGGGAGTTCTATCGCACGGCGGAGGACGTCGGCGGCGACCTCTACGACTACATCCGGGTGGAGGACCCCGACGCCCCCCCGACGGCCCCGACGCGCTGGTGCGTGAGCCTGGGCGACGTCGCCGGCCACGGCATGTCGGCGGCGATCCTCATGGCCGGCGTCTGCCCGGAGGTCCGCCTCCTCGCCCGCGCCGGGTTCCCCCCGGAAGACGTCCTGGCCTACGTGAACCGGAGCTGCTACGACTCGGGGGTCGTCAACCGGTTCGTCACGATGCTGCTGGCCGAGGTCGACCCGGGGTCCCACCGCCTGACCGTCGCCTCGGCCGGGCACCCCTCGCCGCTGGCCCGACGGGCCGACGGCCGGGTGGAGGCGCTCGAATGCCCCGGCGCGGGCACCCCGCTCGGCGTCGAACGCGACGCGGCGTATGAGCCTTCCCAGTTCGACATGGAGCCCGGCGAAGTCGTCGTGCTCTACTCCGACGGCCTCGTCGACGCCGTAGACGACCTGGGCGGGGCGCTCGGGCTCGAACGCCTCAGGTCGCTGCTCGCCCGCAGCGACGGCGGCGCCGACCAGGTCGGCGAGGCGATCCTGGGGATGCTCGGCCAGCACTTGAAAGACCGCCCGCCGCTCGACGACATCTCGATCGTCTGCATCGGCCGCGAGCCCGCGCCCGCCTGA
- a CDS encoding AsmA family protein, with protein MRFGRRLAKILIWGALVGVLLTAAATWFAYAFVTDGDTVARLIQAELRRFFPRAEFAFGKVDFRPLRGKATLKQITANQTVEGRTFPTASILWLELRFNPWRLLHGELETTEVVVSRPTLRLLRKQDGGWNILDLPAKPWPHATIENPPPVKILNGTVELVVEAESGSTSPAGVEPDEAPAAILRDVMLTVQPAERGRFQFEGSARGDLFNRIDLKGTIDPATGDLDLEGGLVDLTISDTLRRRLPAEAVAGFDALALKGGDVDLDLTSLAYRPGAAPVDRLKYDLTAHLRGGVCACPTLPFPINDLAAHVGLRDGELTIHQAEGSNGATRIRASGRLGKGDPAATPLDLKVEVFDLDLDERLKKQTPPQFAELWDVFKPKGRIDVAARIARTVAGGPVAVDAAAKLKDVSAVYRHFKYPLANLKGLLHLAGRRLTVDLNGPIGDKPAKLHGTVDDPGPDAIVDLTVEAEAMPIDATFMEALPPDVRRWVDRFKPKGSVQAEARIFRQPLVGPPLLGPDGRPVSVAQRERDAQGRLAIDARLDLDPRRCEITWEGLPLPVRNLSGRLELHPDLWIFKNLQGRNGQAVLDGSGRVEKLPGADLPNGDPPLRIGMTLNARNLPFNAELRQALPAAWEKTWKFINPEGATDVDAEIAVETGKPDQTRVTITPRPESHVRLVVPRSPGPGVEPGATIELRMQDALGSFELVNGKVAMRDVRFNFHGAPVRFPEGSVVVEDSGRFDLAVRDLWVSDLLFNAKLRRIMPSLMAQFALRLDDGKPFTARGDIKIGWSGEADVPAWCQWENTRVILVDNQLKTGIPVEHLQGVFRDVKGRSDGKYLQVRGILDIRSASVAGLQLSDVQAPLIVEGGVARLDSLKGRFLGGQIYGDGSITLDQTPRYSGSVQLAGADLHEYAMSLSGRQSFRGLVNAKAEFNGLGSDIHSLQGRGEGHVVDGDLGELPFVLRIVKELARVLTFNTARRDGKTMFDSADIAFRIINGTTHFDEIKLTGSPISLQGEGTRDTFDNIDMNLNVVYGRKGVEVPLLGPAIREAGSQLVKIHIGGTLAQPRPEPKFVPNLRPSVRRVRQ; from the coding sequence ATGCGGTTCGGGCGGCGGCTGGCCAAGATCCTGATCTGGGGCGCCCTGGTCGGCGTGCTGCTGACGGCGGCGGCGACCTGGTTCGCCTACGCCTTCGTCACCGACGGCGACACGGTCGCGCGGCTGATCCAGGCGGAGCTGCGGCGCTTCTTCCCGCGGGCGGAGTTCGCCTTCGGCAAGGTCGACTTCCGGCCCCTGCGCGGCAAGGCGACGCTCAAGCAGATCACGGCGAACCAGACCGTCGAGGGCCGAACGTTCCCGACCGCGTCGATCCTCTGGCTGGAGCTGCGGTTCAACCCCTGGCGGCTGCTGCACGGCGAGCTGGAGACGACTGAGGTCGTCGTCAGCCGGCCCACCCTCCGCCTCCTCCGCAAGCAGGACGGCGGCTGGAACATCCTCGACCTGCCGGCGAAGCCCTGGCCCCACGCGACCATCGAGAATCCGCCCCCCGTCAAGATCCTCAACGGCACGGTCGAGCTGGTCGTCGAGGCCGAGTCCGGCTCGACCTCTCCCGCCGGCGTCGAGCCCGACGAGGCCCCGGCCGCCATCCTCCGCGACGTCATGCTCACGGTCCAGCCGGCCGAACGCGGCCGGTTCCAGTTCGAGGGCTCGGCCCGCGGCGACCTGTTCAACCGGATCGACCTCAAGGGGACGATCGACCCCGCGACCGGCGACCTGGACCTGGAAGGCGGGCTCGTCGACCTCACGATCTCCGACACCCTCCGCCGCCGCCTGCCGGCCGAGGCGGTCGCCGGCTTCGACGCCCTGGCGCTCAAGGGGGGCGACGTCGACCTCGACCTCACGTCGCTGGCCTATCGCCCCGGCGCGGCCCCCGTAGACCGCCTGAAATACGACCTGACGGCGCACCTCCGCGGCGGCGTCTGCGCCTGCCCGACGCTCCCCTTCCCGATCAACGACCTGGCGGCCCACGTCGGCTTGCGCGACGGCGAGCTGACGATCCACCAGGCCGAAGGCTCCAACGGCGCGACCCGCATCCGCGCGTCGGGGAGGCTGGGGAAGGGCGACCCGGCCGCGACCCCGCTCGACCTCAAGGTCGAGGTCTTCGATCTCGACCTCGACGAACGGCTCAAGAAGCAGACGCCGCCGCAGTTCGCCGAGCTTTGGGACGTCTTCAAGCCCAAGGGGCGGATCGACGTCGCGGCGAGGATCGCCCGGACGGTCGCGGGGGGCCCGGTTGCGGTGGACGCGGCCGCGAAGCTCAAGGACGTCTCGGCCGTCTACCGCCACTTCAAGTATCCCCTGGCGAACCTCAAGGGGCTGCTCCACCTGGCGGGCCGCCGGCTCACGGTCGACCTGAACGGCCCGATCGGCGACAAGCCGGCCAAGCTCCACGGCACGGTCGACGACCCCGGCCCCGACGCCATCGTCGACCTGACGGTCGAGGCCGAGGCGATGCCGATCGACGCGACCTTCATGGAGGCGCTGCCGCCGGACGTCCGCCGCTGGGTCGACCGCTTCAAGCCGAAGGGGTCGGTCCAGGCCGAGGCCCGCATCTTCCGCCAGCCCCTGGTCGGCCCCCCCCTGCTCGGCCCCGACGGCCGACCGGTCAGCGTCGCCCAACGCGAGCGCGACGCCCAGGGCCGGCTGGCGATCGACGCGCGACTCGACCTCGACCCCCGGCGCTGCGAGATCACCTGGGAAGGCCTCCCCTTGCCCGTGCGGAACCTCTCGGGCCGGCTGGAGCTGCATCCGGACCTCTGGATCTTCAAAAACCTGCAGGGCCGCAACGGCCAGGCCGTCCTCGACGGCTCGGGCCGGGTCGAGAAGCTCCCCGGGGCCGACCTCCCCAACGGCGACCCGCCGCTGCGGATCGGCATGACGCTCAACGCGCGGAACCTGCCGTTCAACGCCGAGCTGCGGCAGGCCCTCCCCGCCGCCTGGGAGAAGACCTGGAAGTTCATCAACCCCGAGGGCGCGACCGACGTCGACGCCGAGATCGCCGTCGAGACCGGCAAGCCCGACCAGACCCGGGTGACGATCACCCCCCGCCCCGAGTCGCACGTCCGCCTGGTGGTCCCCAGGTCGCCCGGGCCGGGCGTCGAGCCCGGCGCGACGATCGAGCTGCGGATGCAGGACGCCCTCGGCTCGTTCGAGCTGGTCAACGGCAAGGTCGCGATGCGCGACGTCCGGTTCAACTTCCACGGCGCTCCGGTGCGGTTCCCCGAAGGGTCGGTCGTGGTCGAGGACAGCGGGCGGTTCGACCTGGCCGTCCGCGACCTGTGGGTGAGCGACCTGCTGTTCAACGCCAAGCTGCGGCGGATCATGCCCTCGCTGATGGCCCAGTTCGCGCTCCGGCTGGACGACGGCAAGCCGTTCACGGCCCGGGGGGACATCAAGATCGGCTGGAGCGGCGAGGCCGACGTGCCGGCGTGGTGCCAGTGGGAAAACACGCGGGTCATCCTCGTCGACAACCAGCTCAAGACGGGCATCCCCGTCGAACACCTCCAGGGCGTGTTCCGGGACGTCAAAGGCCGATCCGACGGCAAGTACCTGCAGGTCCGCGGCATCCTGGACATCCGCAGCGCCAGCGTCGCCGGGCTGCAGCTTTCGGACGTGCAGGCGCCGCTGATCGTCGAGGGGGGCGTGGCCCGGCTGGATAGCCTCAAGGGGCGGTTCCTGGGCGGGCAGATCTACGGCGATGGCTCGATCACGCTCGACCAGACCCCGCGCTATTCCGGCTCGGTGCAGCTCGCGGGCGCGGACCTCCACGAATACGCGATGAGCCTTTCCGGCCGGCAGTCGTTCCGGGGGCTGGTCAACGCCAAGGCGGAGTTCAACGGCCTCGGCTCGGACATCCACTCGCTCCAGGGACGCGGCGAGGGGCACGTCGTCGACGGCGATTTGGGCGAGCTGCCGTTCGTGCTCCGCATCGTCAAGGAACTCGCCCGCGTCCTGACGTTCAACACGGCGCGGCGCGACGGCAAGACGATGTTCGACTCCGCCGACATCGCCTTCCGGATCATCAACGGCACCACCCACTTCGACGAGATCAAGCTGACCGGCAGCCCCATCAGCCTGCAGGGCGAAGGGACCCGCGACACGTTCGACAACATCGACATGAACCTCAACGTCGTCTACGGCCGGAAGGGCGTCGAGGTCCCGCTCCTGGGCCCGGCGATCCGCGAGGCCGGCAGCCAGCTCGTCAAGATCCACATCGGCGGCACGCTGGCCCAGCCCCGGCCCGAGCCGAAGTTCGTGCCCAACCTCCGGCCCAGCGTCCGCCGCGTCCGCCAGTGA